From Thermosinus carboxydivorans Nor1:
GCCATCACGCCCCGCTCCTTGATCATCACCGCAAACTGCGCCACACAAGGTACGAAAAGCGTTAAAGTAACGGCCGCCACAAAGAGTTGATTAGCGTCCAACAACCCAACCGCGGCCATGTCATAGAGCCCGGCGGCGCCATAGTCGCGCCGGAAGAAACCAAATAAAAACATCTGTGTCGTTTGTGGCGGCAGCCCCAACAATATCATCCAAGGCTTAGTGGCCCCGACAAGGCTCTGAAGAATACCTGTCCTGTCAGCAATCCACAACGCTAAACTGGTTGATAGAAAAACAGGCAATATTTCCACAAAATACCACGCCATACGGGTATAGGCCTTGGTCAATACGTTAGATAGTACCGGCAGCCTTAGTGGCGGCAGTTCCATATAAAAGGCGCTGCGCCTGCCTGGTACGAGATGCGCTGCCAACCATCCTGCCAAAACAAACACGACGGTGATATAAACCAGCCAGAGTATAACTGCTTTACCGTTATGTGACAGTAGAGCCAGCACAACGCCCAGTTGGGCAGAACAGGGTATCGTCA
This genomic window contains:
- a CDS encoding nucleoside recognition domain-containing protein, with the translated sequence LVDGFFRGFGLNGRAVIPMTLGLGCGTMAVIVTRTLETGRERLLATFLLALTIPCSAQLGVVLALLSHNGKAVILWLVYITVVFVLAGWLAAHLVPGRRSAFYMELPPLRLPVLSNVLTKAYTRMAWYFVEILPVFLSTSLALWIADRTGILQSLVGATKPWMILLGLPPQTTQMFLFGFFRRDYGAAGLYDMAAVGLLDANQLFVAAVTLTLFVPCVAQFAVMIKERGVMASLLMVMLIAAVALTSGLIANWLVSFPALRL